The proteins below are encoded in one region of Micromonospora yangpuensis:
- a CDS encoding cell division protein CrgA: MPKSQVRKKKVYTPPTDVRPTTTASTRKPSPVWLPASAVALIVFGIGWLVVYYLSEQEYPVMSWGYWNLAVGFGAMVGSLALLSRWR, encoded by the coding sequence GTGCCCAAGTCACAGGTCCGCAAGAAGAAGGTGTACACCCCGCCGACGGATGTCCGTCCGACGACGACGGCGTCGACGCGTAAGCCTAGCCCGGTGTGGCTGCCGGCCTCGGCGGTCGCCCTGATCGTCTTCGGCATCGGGTGGCTGGTCGTGTACTACCTCTCCGAGCAGGAGTACCCGGTCATGTCGTGGGGCTACTGGAACCTCGCGGTCGGGTTCGGTGCCATGGTCGGCTCGCTGGCCCTGCTCTCCCGCTGGCGCTGA